From a region of the Malania oleifera isolate guangnan ecotype guangnan chromosome 12, ASM2987363v1, whole genome shotgun sequence genome:
- the LOC131144450 gene encoding codeine O-demethylase-like: MPSAGNDNNGRPVFSLQELTKEPLLQIPDCYVCEDEESTNPSQEANNISSPSLPTIDMKLLMSGEASELEKLHATCSEWGFFQLLNHGVSSSLIEKVKSEVEEFFNLPLEKKMEYKRGPKDVEGYGLALPPSSQDQKFDWGDRFYMVINPVHERKPHLFTQFPPSLRNALESYISELQKVGMELMGLLARALKMDLREMEEWFEDGMQSMRMTYYPPCPQPEKVMGLRSHTDGSAITILLQVNTVQGLQIKKDGVWIPVSFDPDAFVVNIGDILEIFSNGVYRSIDHRVTINPTEERISIAMFFNPKLEAEVGPARSLINPKNPPLFKTVGMQQYLNSFFSRQLSRKTNLEHMRIINGEDACLG; this comes from the exons ATGCCGTCCGCAGGCAACGATAACAATGGCCGCCCAGTCTTCAGCCTTCAAGAGCTCACAAAAGAGCCCTTGCTTCAGATTCCGGACTGCTATGTCTGTGAAGACGAAGAATCTACAAATCCCTCGCAAGAGGCCAACAATATTTCCTCCCCATCACTTCCTACCATCGACATGAAACTTTTAATGTCTGGGGAGGCCTCGGAGTTGGAGAAGTTGCATGCCACTTGCAGCGAATGGGGGTTCTTTCAg TTGCTGAACCATGGAGTTAGTTCTTCATTGATTGAGAAAGTAAAATCCGAAGTTGAAGAATTTTTCAATCttcccttagaaaagaaaatggaaTACAAGCGGGGCCCAAAAGATGTTGAAGGCTATGGGCTGGCCTTGCCCCCATCATCACAAGATCAAAAGTTTGACTGGGGGGATAGATTTTACATGGTGATCAATCCTGTTCATGAAAGAAAGCCACATCTCTTCACACAGTTCCCTCCATCTTTAag GAATGCCTTGGAGTCGTACATCTCAGAGTTGCAGAAAGTAGGCATGGAACTTATGGGGCTGCTGGCCAGAGCTTTAAAGATGGACTTGAGAGAAATGGAAGAGTGGTTTGAGGATGGAATGCAGTCTATGAGGATGACATACTACCCTCCATGCCCACAGCCGGAGAAGGTCATGGGCCTCAGGTCCCATACGGATGGCTCAGCTATCACCATTCTCCTCCAAGTAAATACAGTTCAAGGTCTCCAAATCAAGAAAGATGGAGTTTGGATTCCAGTTAGCTTTGACCCAGATGCCTTCGTGGTCAACATAGGAGACATTCTAGAG ATTTTCAGCAACGGGGTCTATAGGAGCATCGACCACCGAGTGACGATAAATCCAACGGAAGAGAGGATTTCCATAGCTATGTTTTTCAATCCCAAATTGGAGGCTGAAGTTGGACCAGCCAGAAGTTTGATAAACCCCAAAAACCCACCTTTGTTTAAAACAGTTGGAATGCAGCAATATCTCAACAGTTTCTTTTCTCGTCAGCTCAGTAGAAAGACAAACCTGGAGCACATGAGGATTATCAATGGCGAAGATGCATGTTTAGGTTAA